In Microvenator marinus, one genomic interval encodes:
- the rplI gene encoding 50S ribosomal protein L9 — MEVILKEDVKNLGEMGEVVKVAAGYGRNFLIPKGMAVLATMGNKKQLEHQLAEIEKAKAVQQAEARKLLGEIDGVSITIPKRAGDEDKLFGSVTSREVADVLTQQGHKVDRRQVDLDRPISELGIYSVPVKLASGIQAHVKVWVVAL; from the coding sequence ATGGAAGTCATCCTTAAAGAAGACGTGAAGAACCTTGGTGAGATGGGCGAAGTTGTCAAAGTGGCTGCTGGCTACGGTAGAAACTTTCTAATCCCCAAAGGTATGGCGGTACTCGCCACGATGGGAAATAAGAAGCAGCTCGAGCACCAACTCGCTGAAATCGAGAAAGCAAAGGCAGTTCAGCAGGCAGAAGCCCGCAAACTTCTTGGCGAGATCGATGGCGTTTCTATCACCATTCCAAAGCGTGCTGGCGACGAAGACAAACTCTTCGGTTCGGTAACGTCTCGCGAAGTGGCTGATGTGCTCACGCAGCAAGGTCACAAAGTCGACCGTCGACAGGTTGACCTGGATCGACCAATCTCGGAGCTTGGAATCTACAGTGTTCCAGTTAAGCTCGCGAGCGGTATCCAAGCCCACGTTAAGGTTTGGGTTGTAGCTCTCTAA
- the rpsF gene encoding 30S ribosomal protein S6: protein MAVERQREYETVYILRPGVSPEDVTKTRERVEGVIENTGGHMLRFDDWGLRRLAYEVRDRTDASYHERGHYQYYRFLAPATTVAEIERNLRILDPVLKFLTVKLQEDLIPEERLARGVEEEVHDVLMGEEE, encoded by the coding sequence GTGGCAGTTGAAAGACAAAGAGAATACGAAACAGTTTATATCTTGCGCCCTGGTGTGAGCCCCGAAGATGTGACCAAGACACGCGAGCGTGTTGAAGGTGTCATCGAGAACACAGGCGGACACATGCTTCGCTTTGATGATTGGGGCCTTCGCCGCTTGGCGTACGAAGTTCGTGACCGCACGGATGCTTCGTACCACGAGCGTGGTCACTACCAGTACTACCGCTTCCTCGCACCAGCGACGACGGTAGCCGAGATCGAGCGTAACTTGCGCATTCTCGATCCCGTGTTGAAGTTCCTCACGGTTAAATTGCAGGAAGACCTCATTCCAGAAGAGCGTCTCGCTCGCGGTGTTGAGGAAGAAGTTCACGATGTCCTGATGGGCGAGGAGGAGTGA
- a CDS encoding sodium-translocating pyrophosphatase has translation MVDLTLIVPVAGLIALVFAFMRAKWVASQEVGTAEMAEIAGYIQEGAMAFLRREYKWLSIFVVVVAVALAGIYMSQAPEALSTNTGGIFNATTMMLVSLSFVVGAVCSGFAGWFGMKVATLANVRTTNAARTGLSQALKVSFSGGVVMGMNVVGLGLLGLGSLLVIYTKVLGIDMMTMFTEPTRMAQDGFVMTQLLSVLTGFSLGASSIALFARVGGGIYTKAADVGADLVGKVEAGIPEDDPRNPATIADNVGDNVGDVAGMGADLFESYVGSIIGAMVLAIPWAMSEGNVNPIMLPMMIASMGIIVSIVFTFFVRVSEDGNPAKALHTGTVGAAITAAIGTGILVNLMLPAEGITLVTGEHYTQMGPFWATLAGLVAGTLIGFVTEYYTSDHFKPVQEIAKESEMGTAPNIIAGLGLGMKSTAIPVGLIAIAILVSYQTSGLYGIALAALGMLATTGIQLAVDAFGPIADNAGGIAEMSHLPKEVRGRTDKLDSVGNTTAAIGKGFAIGSAALTALALFTAFTQQANMTQGINLLNPTVMVGVFIGAVMPFIFSAMAMQAVGRSAGAMIEEVRRQFREIPGLLEGTAKGEYAKCVSISTEAALKEMVAPGLMAIIVPVVVGFYDANMLGGLLAGVTTSGVAMAIFMSNAGGAWDNAKKYIEGGHHGGKGSEAHKAAVNGDTVGDPFKDTAGPALNILLKLMSVVALVLAPVIALDAVETAAPAATAAQEVVVETEELAAAIDKAPVVEAEPAAPAQEESAKVQ, from the coding sequence ATCGTGGATTTAACATTGATCGTTCCCGTGGCGGGCTTGATCGCTTTGGTGTTCGCATTCATGCGAGCCAAATGGGTCGCCTCGCAAGAGGTAGGTACCGCAGAGATGGCTGAAATTGCCGGGTACATCCAAGAGGGAGCCATGGCGTTCCTTCGACGTGAGTACAAGTGGCTCAGTATTTTTGTGGTGGTTGTTGCCGTTGCACTCGCTGGTATCTACATGAGCCAGGCTCCAGAGGCCCTCTCGACCAACACAGGTGGCATCTTCAACGCGACCACGATGATGTTGGTCTCGCTCTCGTTCGTAGTCGGAGCCGTGTGCTCAGGCTTTGCAGGTTGGTTCGGTATGAAAGTGGCGACTCTCGCCAACGTTCGAACCACGAATGCTGCCCGAACAGGCTTGTCACAGGCTCTTAAGGTGTCGTTCTCGGGCGGCGTCGTGATGGGAATGAACGTTGTGGGCCTTGGGCTTTTGGGCCTTGGCTCGCTTCTCGTGATTTACACGAAAGTTCTCGGCATCGACATGATGACGATGTTCACCGAGCCAACCAGAATGGCTCAAGATGGCTTCGTGATGACGCAGCTTCTTAGCGTTTTGACTGGGTTCAGCCTCGGCGCAAGTTCGATCGCTCTCTTCGCTCGTGTTGGTGGTGGTATCTACACCAAAGCTGCCGACGTTGGTGCCGACCTCGTGGGTAAAGTTGAAGCCGGAATTCCCGAGGACGACCCGCGTAACCCTGCCACCATTGCAGACAACGTTGGTGACAACGTGGGTGACGTGGCTGGTATGGGCGCTGACCTTTTCGAATCCTACGTAGGCTCCATCATCGGTGCCATGGTTCTGGCGATTCCCTGGGCGATGTCTGAAGGCAATGTCAATCCGATCATGCTTCCAATGATGATCGCTTCCATGGGCATCATCGTCTCCATCGTTTTCACTTTCTTCGTAAGAGTGAGCGAAGACGGAAATCCCGCAAAGGCGCTTCACACCGGCACGGTGGGTGCAGCGATTACTGCCGCAATCGGCACGGGTATTCTTGTCAATCTGATGCTTCCTGCTGAAGGAATCACGCTCGTAACGGGCGAGCACTACACACAAATGGGTCCATTCTGGGCAACACTTGCAGGTCTTGTTGCGGGAACCCTGATCGGCTTCGTGACCGAGTACTACACAAGCGACCACTTCAAGCCGGTCCAAGAGATTGCAAAAGAAAGTGAGATGGGAACTGCACCAAACATCATTGCTGGTTTGGGTCTCGGTATGAAGTCTACAGCAATTCCTGTTGGGTTGATCGCAATTGCAATCTTGGTTTCGTACCAAACTTCCGGTCTCTATGGTATCGCGCTCGCGGCTCTCGGCATGCTCGCAACCACTGGTATCCAGCTCGCTGTTGACGCGTTCGGCCCGATTGCCGACAACGCTGGCGGTATCGCTGAAATGAGCCATCTTCCAAAGGAAGTTCGTGGTCGTACTGACAAGCTCGACTCGGTGGGTAATACCACTGCCGCTATCGGAAAAGGCTTCGCCATTGGTTCGGCTGCTTTGACCGCACTCGCACTCTTCACCGCGTTCACTCAGCAAGCGAACATGACGCAGGGCATCAATCTCTTGAACCCAACCGTTATGGTAGGTGTGTTCATCGGTGCTGTGATGCCCTTCATCTTCTCGGCTATGGCTATGCAGGCAGTGGGCCGTTCCGCTGGCGCGATGATCGAAGAAGTTCGACGTCAGTTCCGCGAGATCCCGGGTTTGTTGGAAGGAACCGCTAAAGGTGAGTACGCAAAATGTGTGAGCATCTCAACTGAGGCGGCTCTTAAAGAAATGGTTGCACCAGGACTCATGGCGATCATCGTTCCGGTTGTGGTTGGTTTCTACGACGCCAATATGCTCGGTGGATTGCTTGCCGGTGTGACAACTTCGGGCGTCGCGATGGCAATCTTCATGTCCAACGCCGGTGGTGCATGGGACAACGCTAAGAAGTACATCGAAGGTGGACATCACGGCGGAAAGGGCAGTGAAGCTCACAAAGCAGCGGTTAACGGTGACACCGTGGGCGACCCGTTCAAAGATACGGCTGGTCCGGCTCTCAACATTCTTCTTAAACTGATGAGTGTTGTGGCATTGGTACTTGCTCCGGTCATCGCGCTTGACGCAGTTGAGACCGCTGCTCCAGCTGCAACCGCAGCTCAGGAAGTTGTGGTGGAAACGGAAGAATTGGCTGCAGCTATTGACAAAGCACCCGTAGTTGAGGCAGAACCTGCCGCCCCGGCTCAAGAAGAGTCGGCAAAAGTTCAGTAA
- the pth gene encoding aminoacyl-tRNA hydrolase has product MSSYLLAGLGNPGPKYELTRHNIGFLVIDRFVDRLGIALTQQKFHGRYASGICRGEKVHLLQPQTFMNLSGKSVAAARSFFDIEMPNVIVVHDELDLPFGVVRIKIGGGHGGHNGLRDIIAQTGQNDFIRVRMGIGRPEKGSVTDWVLSPFPAADTDELLIELDTACDALEAILADGASAAQNQFNGR; this is encoded by the coding sequence GTGAGTTCCTATCTGCTGGCGGGCCTCGGTAATCCGGGGCCAAAGTACGAGTTAACCCGCCACAATATCGGGTTTTTAGTGATCGACAGATTTGTCGATCGCCTCGGTATTGCGTTGACACAGCAGAAATTTCATGGTCGATACGCGTCGGGCATTTGCCGGGGCGAGAAAGTACATCTCTTGCAGCCGCAAACGTTTATGAATCTCTCGGGAAAGTCCGTAGCTGCGGCTCGGAGTTTTTTCGACATAGAGATGCCAAACGTCATTGTGGTTCACGATGAACTTGACCTTCCATTTGGCGTTGTCCGGATAAAGATCGGTGGTGGACACGGAGGGCACAATGGCCTCCGGGATATCATCGCTCAGACGGGCCAAAACGACTTTATTCGTGTTCGTATGGGCATCGGTCGCCCCGAGAAGGGAAGTGTGACGGACTGGGTACTCAGTCCGTTTCCAGCGGCAGATACCGACGAACTCTTGATTGAGTTGGACACGGCTTGTGACGCGTTGGAAGCCATTTTGGCAGATGGCGCGAGTGCGGCGCAGAATCAGTTTAACGGTAGATAA
- a CDS encoding 50S ribosomal protein L25 codes for MSTKPTFSVTGRTESGKGVARKLRAAGQLPAVCYGMNSETISVVADPDALYKLLTGPRRRNIVFRLEIEGGSSFDYVMVKEYQIDPIKRDLVHADFVVVDPNKKVKVTVPVETTGRSRGEREGGKLRAVRPQVELMARPDDIPEKLTHDISDLGLGAVFLASELELPEGVEPGYKADFAVYQIAVPRGAAAKGKG; via the coding sequence ATGAGTACAAAACCAACATTTAGCGTCACCGGACGCACCGAGAGTGGCAAAGGCGTCGCTCGTAAGCTTCGCGCAGCTGGTCAATTGCCAGCAGTTTGCTACGGAATGAATTCCGAGACCATCTCGGTGGTTGCCGATCCAGACGCGCTTTACAAGCTCCTTACGGGTCCACGTCGTCGAAACATCGTTTTCCGTTTGGAGATCGAGGGTGGTTCAAGCTTTGACTACGTCATGGTGAAAGAATACCAAATCGACCCAATCAAGCGCGACCTCGTCCACGCTGATTTTGTGGTGGTTGACCCGAACAAAAAGGTCAAAGTTACCGTCCCAGTGGAGACCACCGGCCGTTCACGTGGTGAGCGTGAGGGTGGAAAGCTTCGCGCGGTTCGTCCTCAAGTTGAGCTGATGGCTCGTCCTGACGACATTCCTGAGAAGCTTACTCACGATATCTCGGACCTCGGTTTGGGCGCTGTGTTTTTGGCGAGCGAGCTGGAGTTGCCAGAAGGTGTTGAGCCTGGCTACAAGGCCGATTTCGCTGTCTATCAAATTGCCGTCCCTCGTGGAGCTGCTGCGAAAGGCAAGGGCTAA
- a CDS encoding ribose-phosphate pyrophosphokinase: protein MSDMMLFAGNSNPALSSAIASYLGLNMSDAMVGRFADGEIQVEIQTSVRHRQTYLIQTLSWPVNDNLMELLVMGDALRRASADEITAVIPYFGYARQDRQAKPRTPITAKLIADLIQAAGFSRVITMDLHASQIQGFFTKPVDNIYASPVLIHSLRSLEIPSDKLVFVSPDAGGVERARHYSNVFRCPLAIVDKRRSAPGVAHAMHLIGDVKDKHAIIVDDMIDTAGTLTQAAAAVLEHGASEVYAAASHPVLSGPAIERISNSVLKRVFVTDSIPLSEAARGCEKIQICSVGDLFGEAIRRVHGGDSVSSLFKLSNG, encoded by the coding sequence ATGAGTGATATGATGCTTTTTGCGGGAAACTCAAATCCCGCACTCAGCTCCGCCATTGCGAGCTATCTGGGTTTGAACATGAGCGATGCGATGGTCGGGCGTTTTGCTGACGGTGAGATTCAGGTCGAAATTCAGACCAGCGTCCGCCATCGTCAAACCTACCTGATCCAGACGCTCTCTTGGCCCGTGAATGATAATTTGATGGAGCTCCTCGTTATGGGTGACGCGCTTCGGCGTGCATCAGCTGACGAGATCACTGCTGTGATCCCCTACTTTGGCTATGCGCGCCAAGATAGGCAGGCAAAGCCTCGAACGCCCATCACTGCGAAGCTGATTGCTGACTTGATTCAGGCGGCCGGTTTTTCGCGTGTGATCACGATGGACCTCCACGCGAGCCAGATTCAGGGTTTCTTTACGAAGCCAGTAGACAATATCTACGCGAGTCCGGTTCTCATTCACTCGTTGCGCTCTCTCGAGATTCCGTCTGACAAACTCGTGTTTGTTTCGCCGGACGCTGGAGGGGTGGAGCGCGCGCGCCATTACTCAAACGTCTTCAGATGTCCGTTGGCGATCGTGGACAAGCGTCGCAGCGCACCAGGTGTGGCTCACGCCATGCATCTTATCGGTGACGTGAAAGACAAACACGCGATCATCGTAGACGATATGATCGATACAGCAGGGACACTCACTCAGGCGGCTGCCGCTGTTCTGGAGCACGGTGCCTCTGAGGTTTATGCAGCAGCGTCCCATCCCGTGTTGAGCGGCCCTGCGATCGAACGGATCTCTAATTCTGTGCTGAAACGCGTTTTCGTCACGGACTCAATTCCTTTGAGCGAAGCAGCCAGAGGCTGTGAAAAAATACAGATATGTAGTGTCGGAGACCTCTTTGGTGAGGCAATTCGACGTGTCCACGGTGGTGATTCTGTAAGTTCGCTATTTAAATTATCGAACGGTTGA
- a CDS encoding DUF4397 domain-containing protein, with product MRVLISIVGLFFLLVFSGCSGCDDDCPGGCPEGSVCNAESGLCVNAGECPGGCPAGLACVDGACTTPPIQCQAPQEACDPRFETNDGFLCLSFDGVSASCYEQCQAGECAGGSLCFFVESSLDPACTSNDECGANQACQFGACRDTICQPSECEGPIAGLDTCRALYEGDPNFPNGAICANAGNDASYCFAAGPRTEGESCSALDQALISGNISNLCSPGLGCLGGICRALCDQNSSCASGDCLLAEESIAGPDTGFCGEQCEPFSQGECGEGQSCQPVAADLGLCVPSGNLPAFSRCEPGASQCEDGTFCVVLQEPNVAQGLAGEARCHPICDIRDAPAEADGSVSPTTQALRDSRCPNPPVDPAGIVLAHLATDLEEFDVYVGDSLAGQLEPRSQFNDGVFEIEPGRTTLALRPAGGPSTDVPLAEFVFDAESGGTYEIEILAAGSEPEVRAREFALGSVSVIHASTDLGPLDLVGVPSGEEPNDQNQTLFVEGLEPGVSVEASAFEGDVLVFEAGAERTRFSALIISELGLTAGDANYVSGTLDALDSAALEIVNLPIPAPLEPTGGDRFICSSLGNDVFGFCQQTCESSESYLNAETCQGEGMGCAPVFLDDTAEWKDICAPIGSKVEGSQCNPFGIAQCQRGLYCQEYGNAAPDFDPQLRGVCHSLCATDGTFGCEAGRECKLIDDELIAGECAVACESEMFGDASCPTGQNSCLPSASLVLETVGASEPSVRDEPTYCSASGLIAPGEMCSGADCVPQAECLYPRSAQTDFLFSLLSPYVGAQGLVPTCTLRCDPFSGTGCANGETCLFNYPYSADVGHCAPVVESALPGAPCTRPGEACGQDSICVADPAGNLCFRFCEYEGPDSNGVLSQSTCPAGMECAALVADLGVCRDPR from the coding sequence GTGCGCGTTTTAATCAGTATAGTGGGCCTCTTCTTCTTGTTAGTTTTCAGCGGTTGTTCCGGCTGCGATGATGATTGTCCGGGGGGCTGTCCAGAGGGAAGCGTTTGCAACGCCGAATCTGGGCTCTGCGTCAATGCAGGGGAATGCCCAGGTGGTTGTCCCGCAGGACTGGCCTGTGTTGACGGCGCGTGCACAACGCCTCCCATACAGTGTCAGGCTCCTCAAGAAGCTTGTGATCCGAGATTTGAGACAAATGACGGATTCCTATGTCTAAGCTTCGACGGTGTCTCGGCTTCCTGTTACGAACAATGTCAGGCCGGAGAATGTGCAGGTGGTTCACTCTGCTTCTTTGTGGAGTCAAGTCTCGACCCGGCTTGCACCTCCAACGATGAGTGCGGGGCGAATCAAGCGTGTCAGTTTGGTGCCTGCAGAGACACCATTTGCCAGCCTTCAGAGTGTGAGGGGCCAATCGCAGGATTGGATACGTGTCGCGCACTCTATGAAGGAGATCCAAACTTTCCGAACGGCGCCATCTGCGCCAACGCTGGGAACGACGCGTCCTATTGTTTCGCGGCAGGACCTCGCACTGAAGGGGAGTCTTGTTCTGCACTCGATCAGGCCTTGATATCTGGAAATATCTCCAACCTATGTTCGCCTGGTCTTGGGTGTTTGGGTGGTATCTGCCGTGCCCTCTGCGACCAGAATAGCTCTTGCGCAAGTGGTGATTGTCTACTGGCTGAGGAATCGATCGCAGGCCCGGATACAGGTTTCTGCGGGGAGCAGTGTGAGCCATTTAGCCAGGGTGAGTGTGGCGAAGGCCAATCTTGCCAACCAGTGGCAGCGGATCTTGGGCTTTGTGTACCGTCGGGTAATTTGCCCGCCTTTTCGCGATGTGAGCCAGGCGCGTCTCAATGCGAGGACGGGACGTTCTGCGTGGTGCTTCAGGAGCCAAATGTAGCACAGGGTCTGGCCGGCGAGGCTCGATGCCATCCGATTTGTGATATTCGTGACGCACCGGCGGAGGCCGATGGTTCAGTGAGTCCAACCACGCAAGCCTTGAGAGATTCGCGCTGTCCCAATCCGCCCGTAGACCCGGCAGGTATTGTTTTGGCACACCTCGCGACCGATCTGGAGGAGTTTGACGTTTATGTGGGCGACTCTCTGGCAGGCCAACTCGAACCGAGAAGCCAGTTCAATGATGGCGTGTTTGAGATCGAACCTGGAAGAACGACGCTCGCGTTAAGACCAGCAGGAGGCCCTTCCACCGACGTCCCGCTCGCCGAGTTCGTCTTCGATGCCGAGAGCGGAGGCACTTATGAGATTGAGATTCTGGCGGCTGGGTCTGAGCCAGAAGTGCGAGCGAGGGAGTTCGCCCTGGGATCGGTATCCGTGATTCATGCCTCCACAGATCTTGGGCCACTCGATCTTGTCGGGGTACCGAGTGGAGAAGAACCCAATGACCAAAACCAAACTCTCTTCGTTGAGGGGCTCGAGCCCGGGGTGAGCGTAGAGGCTTCGGCATTCGAAGGTGACGTGTTGGTATTCGAGGCGGGTGCCGAAAGGACGAGGTTCTCCGCGCTGATTATATCGGAACTCGGCTTAACGGCTGGAGACGCAAACTACGTGAGCGGCACATTGGACGCCCTCGATAGTGCTGCTCTCGAAATCGTAAATTTGCCAATACCTGCGCCTCTTGAGCCAACCGGTGGCGATAGGTTCATTTGCTCTTCTTTGGGGAATGATGTTTTCGGGTTTTGTCAGCAAACTTGCGAGTCGTCGGAGTCTTACCTCAACGCGGAGACTTGTCAGGGAGAGGGGATGGGATGCGCCCCCGTCTTCTTGGACGACACGGCTGAGTGGAAAGATATTTGCGCTCCGATCGGCTCAAAAGTTGAGGGAAGTCAGTGTAACCCGTTCGGTATCGCTCAATGCCAACGAGGCCTTTATTGCCAGGAATACGGGAACGCGGCGCCGGACTTCGACCCTCAGTTAAGAGGCGTGTGTCATAGCCTATGCGCCACCGATGGCACTTTTGGGTGCGAGGCTGGACGCGAATGCAAATTGATTGACGACGAACTTATCGCTGGGGAATGCGCTGTTGCGTGCGAGTCAGAAATGTTCGGTGATGCGAGCTGCCCAACGGGACAGAATTCGTGTCTGCCTAGTGCCTCTCTTGTCTTGGAAACCGTGGGTGCTTCCGAGCCTTCGGTACGCGATGAGCCGACGTATTGTTCCGCTTCTGGACTGATAGCGCCCGGAGAGATGTGCTCGGGAGCCGATTGTGTGCCTCAGGCCGAGTGTCTCTATCCGCGCTCGGCACAGACGGACTTCTTGTTCTCGTTGCTTTCGCCATATGTGGGGGCGCAAGGATTGGTTCCGACGTGTACGTTGCGTTGTGATCCGTTCTCGGGCACTGGGTGTGCAAACGGAGAGACGTGTCTCTTCAACTACCCCTATAGCGCGGATGTCGGGCATTGTGCGCCGGTCGTGGAGTCTGCATTGCCGGGAGCTCCCTGTACGCGCCCTGGCGAGGCGTGTGGCCAAGATTCGATTTGCGTCGCGGATCCGGCGGGAAATCTTTGTTTCAGGTTCTGCGAGTACGAAGGACCGGATTCGAACGGAGTCCTCTCGCAGTCGACGTGCCCGGCCGGAATGGAATGTGCGGCTCTGGTGGCCGATCTGGGGGTTTGTCGCGACCCGCGATGA
- a CDS encoding S1 RNA-binding domain-containing protein — MNDVQVASENLENTIVTATLSGKNEYGFLFDIGSDVPAFVEADEFLVEPAEGESIEVLVESQTPEYWEASWRKAKSLGLWEELKRWAQEGAVVEGTVLSVNRGGLSVDVGVRGFVPMSQIDRYRVEDATPLIGCRMPFKVIEFNEKDADLVLSRRALLEESLEDEKKKLLEELSPGQQFDGVVHTVTRYGAFVEIGAGVQGLLHRDNMSWGRVGRPSDFMQVGDRVRVVVLDVDEERGRIGLGHKQLQDDPWETSIDGFTEGDILEGKVTSLVDFGAFVAIGDNVEGLVHVTEISWDRVQNASDVLNVGDEVKVQIIGIDQNQRRLSLSIKRNLPNPWEVFAVEHPAGSRVTGKVVNFTDFGAFVEVASGVDGLIHISDFSWTKKVVKPEEVLELGQEVEAVVLEVDVEQGRLALGLKQLSEDPWEQAAKIAVPGEKIEVTVSRTTDFGAFVDIIPGIEGLIHISELREERVQRVTEVVKPGDTVKPLVLSFDREGQRIGLSLKRDSLGDVSEMTEYKEESAMALGDLLRDRLEQKTEE, encoded by the coding sequence ATGAATGATGTCCAAGTTGCTAGCGAGAATCTCGAGAATACCATCGTCACCGCCACCTTGAGTGGAAAGAACGAATACGGGTTCCTTTTTGATATCGGCTCCGATGTTCCAGCCTTTGTAGAAGCTGACGAGTTTCTCGTAGAACCCGCAGAGGGTGAGTCGATCGAAGTACTGGTGGAGTCCCAAACGCCTGAGTATTGGGAAGCTTCGTGGCGCAAGGCAAAGTCTCTTGGCCTCTGGGAAGAATTGAAGCGATGGGCCCAAGAGGGTGCCGTCGTTGAGGGGACAGTCCTCAGTGTCAATCGTGGTGGCTTGAGTGTGGATGTTGGTGTTCGTGGGTTCGTGCCGATGAGCCAGATCGACCGGTATCGCGTCGAAGATGCGACTCCTCTCATTGGATGTCGAATGCCCTTTAAGGTCATCGAGTTCAATGAAAAGGATGCCGACCTTGTACTGAGCCGACGTGCCTTGTTGGAAGAGAGCCTCGAAGACGAGAAGAAGAAGCTTCTCGAAGAGCTAAGCCCAGGCCAGCAGTTTGACGGAGTGGTTCACACCGTCACACGTTATGGCGCTTTTGTAGAGATTGGCGCTGGTGTGCAAGGCCTCCTTCACCGTGACAATATGAGTTGGGGACGCGTTGGGCGACCTTCGGACTTCATGCAGGTCGGAGACCGAGTGCGTGTTGTGGTGCTCGATGTGGATGAAGAGCGAGGGCGCATAGGACTTGGACATAAGCAGCTCCAAGATGACCCGTGGGAGACCTCGATCGACGGATTTACTGAGGGAGATATCCTCGAAGGAAAAGTCACGAGCCTGGTTGATTTTGGTGCGTTCGTGGCGATCGGAGATAATGTGGAAGGGCTCGTCCACGTGACCGAGATTTCTTGGGACCGAGTGCAAAACGCCTCTGATGTCTTGAATGTGGGCGATGAAGTGAAGGTTCAAATCATTGGTATCGACCAAAACCAAAGACGCCTGAGTTTGAGCATAAAGCGGAACCTCCCGAATCCATGGGAGGTTTTCGCTGTGGAGCACCCTGCTGGGTCTAGAGTTACCGGGAAGGTTGTGAACTTCACCGACTTCGGCGCGTTTGTTGAAGTAGCGAGCGGTGTAGACGGCCTTATTCATATTTCTGACTTCTCTTGGACGAAGAAAGTCGTCAAACCCGAGGAAGTGCTCGAGCTCGGCCAAGAGGTCGAGGCGGTAGTGCTTGAGGTAGACGTAGAGCAAGGAAGGCTTGCCCTTGGGCTCAAGCAATTGAGCGAGGACCCCTGGGAGCAGGCCGCCAAGATCGCCGTTCCCGGAGAGAAGATCGAAGTCACGGTGTCACGGACTACTGATTTTGGCGCGTTCGTCGATATCATCCCTGGAATCGAAGGCTTGATTCACATCTCGGAGCTCCGTGAAGAGCGAGTTCAACGTGTGACAGAGGTGGTCAAGCCCGGCGATACCGTAAAACCTCTTGTGCTTAGTTTTGACCGAGAGGGGCAACGTATCGGGCTTTCCTTGAAGCGCGACTCCCTCGGTGATGTGTCCGAAATGACCGAATATAAGGAAGAATCTGCCATGGCGCTCGGTGATCTTCTACGCGATCGCCTTGAGCAAAAGACTGAAGAGTAG
- the thiE gene encoding thiamine phosphate synthase, translating to MGARTETIDFGVYAILDAKPGRDLLGILSGAARAGVRVFQLRDKHDLVGVDEARHLVEAAHEMGAVLLINDRIDLALECGADGVHVGPHDASVSDVREMIGDKIIGASAGDSRRAQELEAMGADYLGCGAIFDAHATKANASGPKGVGLIREIKAAVGIPVVGIGGIELSNIVEVIGAGADGAAVVRAICDAESPEGAARELLGVVERVRLELGAKL from the coding sequence ATGGGGGCAAGAACGGAAACCATCGATTTTGGGGTGTATGCCATATTGGACGCCAAACCCGGGCGAGACCTGCTGGGGATTTTGAGCGGTGCGGCTCGGGCTGGCGTTCGGGTGTTTCAACTTCGCGACAAGCATGATTTGGTCGGCGTTGACGAGGCTCGGCACTTGGTTGAAGCGGCACATGAGATGGGGGCAGTCCTTCTGATCAATGATCGTATTGATCTCGCTCTTGAATGCGGCGCCGACGGTGTGCATGTCGGGCCGCACGACGCGAGTGTCTCGGACGTACGAGAGATGATCGGCGACAAGATTATCGGGGCATCGGCGGGCGACTCGAGGCGTGCACAGGAGCTCGAAGCCATGGGGGCGGACTATCTTGGTTGTGGAGCCATCTTTGATGCACACGCCACCAAGGCTAACGCCTCGGGACCGAAAGGGGTTGGGTTGATTCGAGAGATCAAAGCGGCGGTTGGTATTCCCGTCGTGGGTATCGGGGGGATAGAGCTTTCCAATATCGTCGAAGTGATTGGTGCTGGTGCTGATGGTGCCGCAGTGGTCCGGGCCATATGTGACGCTGAATCGCCCGAGGGGGCAGCGCGTGAACTCTTGGGCGTTGTTGAGCGCGTCAGACTGGAACTAGGGGCAAAGCTGTAG